From the Paraflavitalea soli genome, the window TTCTTTTGTGAGTTTACGGGTTGGATAGCTGGCATGTGCAGGGGAAGACAAGAGATAAAATACAGCTGGTGCATTTTTGTCATCACTGGTAAAGGAAACTTTCTTCACGCCTTTACCCAGGTAGAGACAGTCAAGTTTGCTGAGGGTGAATTTCTCTCCATCGGCTTCTACAGCACCATTGCCTCCCACGTTGATGATACCCAGCTCACGACGCTCCAGGAAATACTCAGCCCTCAATTCAGTATGATTGGGCAACTCTACAGCCTTGCTATAAGGCTTAACACCACCAACGATCACCCGGTCGTAATGCGAATACACCAATTGCACCTGGTCATCCTGCATCAGTGCAGGAATATGAAAGTTCTCCCGCAGCTCCTTGGTGTTCATGCGGCTGGTTTCCTTCGGACTATTCTGAAAACGTATCTCCATGATTATAATTTCTATATTTCTGTCTACAACAAATACCCTTCGACAAGCTCAGGGTGACACAATGTAATTTATCTCCCCATCCATCCGCCATCGACGGTAATGATGGTGCCGCTCACATATTGGGCGGCCTCGGATGCCAGGAATACCACAGCGCCCTTAAAGTCTTCCGGTTCACCCCAGCGGCCAGCCGGAATACGATCCAGGATGGACTTGCTACGAACGGGATCATTACGCAAGGCCTCCGTATTATCAGTGGCAATATATCCTGGTGCAATACCATTCACATTTACGCCTTTACCCGCCCATTCATTGGCGAGTGCTTTAATCAGGCTACCGAGTGCCCCTTTACTGCCGGCATAACCCGGTACGTTGATACCTCCCTGAAAGGTAAGCAGTGAACAGGTAAAAATGATCTTACCACTGCCCCGGACCACCATATCCTTTCCAAATTCCCTGGCCAGGATAAAGGGAGCATCGAGGTTAATGGACATTACTTTATCCCAGTATTCATCCGGGTGTTCTGCTGCTGGTTTACGCATAATGGTGCCAGCATTGTTGACCAATATATCGATAACCGGATTTTCCGCTTTGGCTTTTTCTACAAAAGCATAGAGACTTGTACGATCAGAAAGATCAGCCTGATAAGCTTTGAATTTCCTGCCAAGCGCTGTCACTTGCTTTTCAATATCGCTGCCGCTGAGTTCCAGGGAACCGGATACGCCGATAATATCAGCACCCGCTTCAGCCAGGCCCAATGCCATGCCTTTTCCAATACCTTTATTACAGCCTGTTACGAGGGCCGTTTTGCCCTTAAGATTAAAGAAGTCCAATATAGCCATGATGAGTCAATACCGCGTTTAAAAGATTTTTTCTGTGATGTGTGACTGTTTCTCGACATACTGCCAGTTAAAATAGTTCTTTGCATTGTGGAAACAGATGTCCTGTATCACTTTTCCTACCCAGGCAATATCGTTGGGCAGTTCTCCATGCTCTATCTCATCACCAAACAGGTTGCACAAGATACGACGGAAATATTCATGACGGGGATATGACAGAAAACTTCTTGAATCGGTAAGCATGCCTACAAACCTGCTTAACAAACCCATATTGGATAATGTATTCATTTGTTTGGTCATGCCATCTTTCTGGTCGAGGAACCACCAGCCCGAGCCCCATTGTATCTTCCCGGCCGATGAACCATCATTGAAGTTGCCTACCATGGTAGCCATCAGTTCATTATCAGCAGGATTGAGGTTGTACAGAATAGTTTTGGTGAGCTTATCATCAGTATCGAGGCGGTTGAGGAATTTAGACAGTGACCTTGCCTGGGAGAAATCGCCAATGGAATCCCATCCCGTATCCGGCCCCAGCTGATTCAACATGCGCGTGTTATTATTGCGCAAAGCGCCGAGGTGGTATTGCTGTACCCAGCCCCTTTCCCAATCCCATTCGGCAAAGGTGACGAGCATAGCCGACTTGAACTTCTTACGCTCAGTAAGGTCGAGTTCCTTGCCGCCGCGTACTTTATCAAAGATCGCTTTGATCTCAGCCTCCGTATAGTCTTCTGCATAGATCTCTTCGAGGCCGTGGTCTGATACATTACAGCCATGCGCAGCAAAGAAATCATGGCGTTTTTTCAAGGCAGTAAGGTAATCATTATAGGAGCCTACAGATGTATTGGCGGCTTTTTCTACCCTGCTCACATAGTTGTTGAAGTTAACAGGATTGTCCACGTTCATCGCAGCATCGGGACGGAAAGCAGGGAGAATAGGAATTTCAAAGCGTTCAGCCTGCAGCTGTGCATGAAACTCCAGGTTGTCGACCGGATCATCGGTGGTGCACACAAGTCTTACATCCATTTTGCGCAGCAGGTTGCGTACGCCAAATTCAGGTGTTTGCAATTTTGCTGTACACTCCTCATATATCTCTTTGGCTGTAGCAGGGCTCAGCACCTTATGCACATCAAAATAGCGTTGCAATTCCAGGTGTGTCCAGTGGTACAGGGGGTTGCGTAAAGTATAGGGAACAGTTTCAGCCCATTTTTCAAACTTCTCCCAGTCGCTGGCATTGCCGGTGATATAGCGTTCATCAGCGCCATTGGTACGCATAGCACGCCATTTGTAATGATCACCGTATAACCAGATCTGGGTAAGGTTTTCAAATTGCTTGTCTTCTGCTATCTGTTGTTGGGGCAGGTGGCAGTGATAATCAATAATCGGCATGTTCTTGGCATAGTCATGATACAGCTTTTGAGCTGTCTTGGTATGCAAGAGAAAATGTTCGTCTAAGAAGTTCTTCATATATCTTTTTTAAATACAAGCTGCGAGCCGTGAGCTGCGAGCTGCGAGCAAATACAGTTTTATAATGATACACCGCGCTTCCAGGGAATGAAATCATCCTGTCCATGCCTTACAGCGCTGATGATAATCTCCCCACTGGCCACTTTGATAATGTAATCGAGTATACGCTCGCCACATTGTTCAATCGTTTCCTCCCCGTCGATGATGGTGCCGGCATTGAGATCAATAATGTCACGCATTTTATTGTACAGTACCGTGTTGGTGGATATTTTCACTACAGGTGCAATGGGATTGCCGGTAGGCGTACCCAGACCAGTAGTAAACAGCACTACCGTAGCTCCTGAGCCTACTTCGGCAGTAGTTGATTCCACATCATTACCAGGTGTACAAAGGAGGTTGAGACCGGGTTTGGTCACCTGTTCCGGGTAGTCGAGTACATCGGCCACCGGAGAGGTACCTCCTTTTTTAGCTGCTCCCGCAGACTTGATGGCATCAGTAATGAGGCCATCCTTGATATTGCCGGGAGAGGGATTCATATCGAAACCAGAACCTACAGCCTGTGCGCGGGCATTGTAGGAACGCATAAGGTCAATGAACTTTTTGGCAGCCTCCTGCGTGGTACAACGATCGCTGATCTCCTGTTCTACTCCACACAGCTCCGGAAACTCAGAAAGGATGACAGATCCTCCCATGGCAACCAGCAGATCGGAGGTGTACCCCACCGCCGGATTGGCTGAAATACCGGAGAAGCCATCAGAGCCGCCACACTCAAGACCAATGACTATTTTGCTCAGCGGCGCAGGCTGACGTGTAAACTGATCAGCAGCCACCAGCCCGGCAAAAGTTTGCTTTACAGCTTTGGCCAGCAAGTCGGTTTCCAGTCCTTCTTTCTGTTGTTCCAGTATATAGAGCGGCTTGCTGAAGTTGGGTGACCGTTTGGCGATCTCCTCCTGCAACATGGCTACCTGGGCATTCTGACAGCCCAGGCTCAGTACAGTAGCACCTGCTACATTGGGATGGGTGATGTAACCGGCCAATAGACCGCAAAGGGTTTGTGCATCCTGCCGGATACCGCCACAGCCACCTTCATGTGCCAGGAACTTAATACCATCCACATTCTTAAACAAATGCCGCCCTGCCTGTACGTCGTCAGACGCAGGCTCACTGAATTCAACCGTGTCAATATTAATCCCTTTCTGATAGGCCGCTATCAATTGTTTTGTCAAATCATTATACTTTTTTGGCCGGGCATAACCGAGCTCTTCCAGCAAGGCCTCTTTCAGCACTTCCACATTACGGTTCTCACAAAATACAAGAGGCACTACCAGCCAATAATTAGCAGTACCTACGCTGCCATCAGCACGATGGAAACCCTTGAATGTTTTCTCCTTCCAGCGGCTCACATCGGGTATATGCCAGCCTGTTCTGCGATGGTCCGACAGTTGGTATTCTTCAGCTGCATGTTTGAGGTTGGAAGTGGAGATGCGGGCGCCTACGGGAATGTCCTGTTTGGCTTTGCCGATGAGCACGCCATACATGGTCACTGCTCCTCCTGTGGGGAGTGATTCTGTAATGAATTTGTGCTTGGCCGGAATATCTTCCACCAGCGTATACTGACTCCCATTGAAGGGAATGATTTGTCCTTTGGTGAGGTCTTGCAACGCTACCAGCACATTGTCTTTCGGGTGCACTTTCAATACGATCTGTTTCATAGCTTATATTAGGGTAAAACAACTGCACTTCCTATATAGTTCGTATCAAGCCGTTACGCCATCTGTTTGCAGGCTTTTCATGGCGGCCGCAGCGCCTTTTTTGATGATGGTATCCAGTTTGTTGGTCACTGCTTCTGCGAAACCGGGCAATTGGGCCAGGTTGACTCCCCAGAATTCTGTATCACTCAACACTTTCTGCACCAAAGCAGGTACTTCAGTATTGGCCCATTTGGCTGCATACCAGGCTGCATGATCGTCATTGATAAGGTATTTCTTACCATTGAACTCGCCATAGTATTTGCCATCATCGGCCAGGGTGGACCTCATGAACAAGAGGTGACC encodes:
- the kduI gene encoding 5-dehydro-4-deoxy-D-glucuronate isomerase; its protein translation is MEIRFQNSPKETSRMNTKELRENFHIPALMQDDQVQLVYSHYDRVIVGGVKPYSKAVELPNHTELRAEYFLERRELGIINVGGNGAVEADGEKFTLSKLDCLYLGKGVKKVSFTSDDKNAPAVFYLLSSPAHASYPTRKLTKEEASPTEMGDQTTANRRTIYKYIHADGIKSAQLVMGLTVLASGSVWNTMPAHVHTRRMEAYFYFDVPEQHRVFHFMGEPTETRHLLIANHEAVVSPPWSIHSGCGTSNYSFIWGMAGENYVYTDMDAVAIADIR
- a CDS encoding UxaA family hydrolase, whose amino-acid sequence is MKQIVLKVHPKDNVLVALQDLTKGQIIPFNGSQYTLVEDIPAKHKFITESLPTGGAVTMYGVLIGKAKQDIPVGARISTSNLKHAAEEYQLSDHRRTGWHIPDVSRWKEKTFKGFHRADGSVGTANYWLVVPLVFCENRNVEVLKEALLEELGYARPKKYNDLTKQLIAAYQKGINIDTVEFSEPASDDVQAGRHLFKNVDGIKFLAHEGGCGGIRQDAQTLCGLLAGYITHPNVAGATVLSLGCQNAQVAMLQEEIAKRSPNFSKPLYILEQQKEGLETDLLAKAVKQTFAGLVAADQFTRQPAPLSKIVIGLECGGSDGFSGISANPAVGYTSDLLVAMGGSVILSEFPELCGVEQEISDRCTTQEAAKKFIDLMRSYNARAQAVGSGFDMNPSPGNIKDGLITDAIKSAGAAKKGGTSPVADVLDYPEQVTKPGLNLLCTPGNDVESTTAEVGSGATVVLFTTGLGTPTGNPIAPVVKISTNTVLYNKMRDIIDLNAGTIIDGEETIEQCGERILDYIIKVASGEIIISAVRHGQDDFIPWKRGVSL
- a CDS encoding SDR family oxidoreductase, coding for MAILDFFNLKGKTALVTGCNKGIGKGMALGLAEAGADIIGVSGSLELSGSDIEKQVTALGRKFKAYQADLSDRTSLYAFVEKAKAENPVIDILVNNAGTIMRKPAAEHPDEYWDKVMSINLDAPFILAREFGKDMVVRGSGKIIFTCSLLTFQGGINVPGYAGSKGALGSLIKALANEWAGKGVNVNGIAPGYIATDNTEALRNDPVRSKSILDRIPAGRWGEPEDFKGAVVFLASEAAQYVSGTIITVDGGWMGR
- the uxaC gene encoding glucuronate isomerase, whose translation is MKNFLDEHFLLHTKTAQKLYHDYAKNMPIIDYHCHLPQQQIAEDKQFENLTQIWLYGDHYKWRAMRTNGADERYITGNASDWEKFEKWAETVPYTLRNPLYHWTHLELQRYFDVHKVLSPATAKEIYEECTAKLQTPEFGVRNLLRKMDVRLVCTTDDPVDNLEFHAQLQAERFEIPILPAFRPDAAMNVDNPVNFNNYVSRVEKAANTSVGSYNDYLTALKKRHDFFAAHGCNVSDHGLEEIYAEDYTEAEIKAIFDKVRGGKELDLTERKKFKSAMLVTFAEWDWERGWVQQYHLGALRNNNTRMLNQLGPDTGWDSIGDFSQARSLSKFLNRLDTDDKLTKTILYNLNPADNELMATMVGNFNDGSSAGKIQWGSGWWFLDQKDGMTKQMNTLSNMGLLSRFVGMLTDSRSFLSYPRHEYFRRILCNLFGDEIEHGELPNDIAWVGKVIQDICFHNAKNYFNWQYVEKQSHITEKIF